AAGGAAGGGAGTTCCCCTTGTCCCTCAGCCCATCGCCTCCCTCGCCACCCAGCCTTCTGCCCGATGGGCTCACAGAGTGGCGGTGCAGCTTGACACTGTTGGTGTACAGGAACTCCAGCACTGCCAGGAAGGCCTCGGCTGGCACAGTGCTTAGGACCACGGGGCTAGGCAGCCCGGGGCCCAGCTCTGGGCCCAGAAGTCGCTGGAAGAAGTTGCATCTACAGGCCAATAAGCACCGGTGGGCAAACACCTCCTGCCGTTCTTGACCGACCACAAAGCGAACATcactgtggggagaggggcagagagccaGGGGAGAAGAGGCCAGAGGCTAGGGTGCAACTCTAGGCTTAGGCTTGGCCCACTCGGGGCCTTCGTTTTCTTGTCCGTCGTAGAAGAGACAGGGCTTAGTCCTTCCAGCTGAAGGTCTGGGACACGCAGGCCTGGGTTCTTGTCCCAGCTCCACCCTATGATACCTCAGCAAGTGACTTCCAACCTTGGAATCTCAGGTTCCTCACCCATGAAATGGCATGGTAATCCTAAACCCTCAAGTCTCAGAGGAGCTGGCTATGCTTGATCACTGAGGGAGCACCAGGGCTGATGCAAGACTGATCCCACatacccccctccccacctcctccccctaTGAAGGGAAGCTCTTCCTTCATAGACTGCAAAGTCAGCTTTTTTCAGCCTCCTCCAGGCAGGAGGGGGTGGAGGTGCAGAGTGCACTGGCAGCAAACTGACACGGCAGGCAGTGATGCAAAATCATGAGGCCAAACCACATTTTCCATCTTCATGATCACTTCCGGCCCCAGCCTCTGGGCCTCTGAACAACATAAGGGGCAGGAGGGTGAAGATGAAGCATGAGCTTCCTGGAGCCTCCTAGTCCCAGGTCCAAGCCCTGGGGTTCCCACTACTTAGATCAGACTGCAATCCTCAAAGCAGTAGGGTTATTTGAGTCACCAGCAGTTGGGGAGGAGCCCAGCTCCAAGGCAGTGTGGACAGAAAGCTGCATTCTAGTTCTACTGACCAGCCCTGCCCCACACTCCATCCCTGCTTTCAGACATCACTAGCACCCAGAGAGCCCCAGGCAGCAGCCTTGAATCACTTCCTGTCTGAGACTGACTCAATCTCTAGAGCTTTGTTCCTCTTGTGAATCCCCAGTTCCCAGAACAGGGTCAtctgctcctctgcctccccagggaaGGACTCAAATTACATCCCATCTCTCAGGAtccagagggcagagggctcTTCTTCTCTGCCAGGAGCCCAAGATCCAAAAAAGGAAGGcctttgcctgaggtcacacagccactccAGGCTCCAGCTCCCAGTGCCCCCCTCTAGCTCTCAGGATATCGCGGACACTGAGTGACCAGCAGCCATCCTCTCCACGTGACTTCCCCAGACTGAGTTCACCAGGGAAGAGGGTCAAGTCCTAATTCCCCACCTCTGCATTACCCAAGCTTCCTCAGAGTCATGGGGCCCAGCAGAGGAAGCTAGGGAAAACCCAGACAGGAAGCCAGGGAAAACCCACTTCCTCACCTGTATAGGGGATTGTTGATGAGGCTTCGGAGTGCTGTGGAAAAGGGCGCAGACTCCCCATGCACAACCAGTCCTGGGATCTCCATgggtggggcggggcaggggagTAAGCGGGTGGAATACCCTAGGAGGCCTCTTGTCTGTTGGTCTGTGGGAGGCGGTagaagggaaggagcaggaggccTGGCCAGGCCCTAGAGCTGGTAAGGAGACTAGAAAGGCttgagagggaggggcaggagcttGGGAGGCCGATTGCCGAGAAACTAAAGTTTAGAGACCAGGCAAGAGAGGCCCAGGTTCCTGAAGAAGGCATCAGAGTCCGGTGGAGGAGGCGAGAGGCTCGGCTTGGGGATGGGAACTCAGGGAGGGGGCCAAGAGAGGCCAAGGTGGAGTGGACAGGATcggggaggagaggcaggcggTGGATGAGGCCCCAGTTGGGAGCCTGCCCAGGCAGCCGGGGTGGGAAGCCTGTGAGTTTCCACGGAAACTGGAGCCCAGCCTGAGAGGAGGCCCCGCCCATCTCCCACAGGCACTGGGAAAACTTTAGCCCTCAGAGGAGCCCTGAGCAGACAGAGGGTCTTAGCACCCATGGTCCCTGCCTGTCCTGGGTTCAGAGTTCAAACTCCCTGTCCCTCCTAACCCTCCCCGCACATGTACACAAGGTCAAGATCAGGATAGCCAGGCCTGGGGAACCCCCTCCACAGGGAAAGTCCTCACCCCCATGGACAGTCAGGGACCAGACCTGGCTTGTTTGGGAGGGGGCAGTCTTGTCCCTCCCCAAGGTGGGTCAGGTGAGGAAGTGTCAGCTCTGACACAGGTGTCATGGCCTCTGGCATCCCTGAAATGCAACCGCGGTGGGCGGGGCAATCTGGGCACTATGGCACACAAGAGGTGTGGCCAGCTGGGGACAAGCCCCAGGACGTTGGGTCAGCAGGGGTCAGGAGGCTGCCAAGTGGAGTCACGACTGTTGCATCAGGTCTGGCTGCCACCAGCAGAGCCGAcagacctcccctccccctgctcacAGCCTTGAGCTGAGGAAGTCATCCAAGCCCCACCCTAGCGGAAATGTTTGTCCTTGTTGAGGCTGATGGAGAGACGATAGAACCATGACGTGCTCCTTCCTGTGGGCCTGAATCCTGATTCCTGAGCAGCCACCCTCACAGCCTCAAGGTCTCCCCATATCCCAGGCCTCTGCAACTTGCTCACAGGATTGAAGAGCCAGGCTTCACAAGGGTAGAAATAGACAGTGGCTCAAACGGGGGGGAGGACACTTTTCTGACCAGAGCCCCTCTCCGTCTGCCGCCTCAGTTGTCCTTGTCACGGTAGTATGCCCCTGGGGTCTAAACCcctgctgtcccctctccccttATGACTCGGGCACCCCGCATTGAGCATGTGCTCGTGGTAGTACACTCCCAGGTTAagccagagccaggactggagGGAGGGAACCAGGAAGGGAGGAGTGCTTGCCCAGCAACCCATGGCAACCCCACAACACAGGCAAGGGGCCCTTATCCTCCCACCTGCCCATCAGGACTGTGGAGCTAGGAGAGAGCTCAGAGGCCAAAGGCTGCAGGTGACTCAGGTGCCTGTGGGAGTTTCGGTCGGGAGAAGAGGGCAGCCATCCCAGAAGTGATTCTGGAGGTAGGACCAGAGGCCAAAAGCAGAGGGTGGAAGGAGCTTCCTGAGTCACCTGCCCCCAGCCTCAGCCAGTTACGGGGGAGATCTTTGTGCCAGCCACCCCAGGAGCAGGCAGGTGTGGAAGATGGCTGGATTCAACATCCACAGGGCTAGAAGGATCCATGGGGTTGAAAGAGTTGGGTCTGTCTGTCCCTCCCCTGTGGTTAGGGGTTGGAGGCACCATCTAGCTGGGGCAAAGGGCAGATATAGCTTCCCCTTCTCCTGCGGGCGAAGTCAGGGGGAATGGAGAACAGGAGGTGTACTGAGAGCTCATGAGCTAACCTCCACAGTGCCCTCGGGGGGAAAGTGGGGCTCAAGGGCAGGGACTAGCCCCAGATGACAATCTGAGCAGCATCTCTTCCCTTGCTTATGTCCCTAACAGCCCTTAACCTCTAAGCACCTAGGAATCCACCCAGCCCCGGACTATTTGATTCACCTGTCCCAAAAACACAGGTAAGAGGTTAGGGGTAAAAACCCTTATCACCGAGTAAGAGACAAGTTGGTGCACAAGGAAGGCCAGTGAAGGCCATCCTGTCCAAGTGTGGGTCTTCCAGGCGGCAGGTCCATGGCTGGCAGGCCTGTGCTCCCCGGACTCCGGGAGGAGGAGACTGCCAAAGATCCTGGGCCGAAACTGTCACCGGTGCGGCCCCCAGGCCGCCTGCCCAGCATTGATGAGGCCCGACCAGCAGGCCCGGGCCCGGCCTCCCGCCGCAGCTCCATACTGGGCCTGGTCTCGTCCTTTTCACGCCGCAACTCACTGGCCGGACCAGGCCCGGGTCCCGGGGTTCGGCGTCCGTCGCTGGGCCCCGTGCCCCCTCTAGGTTCGCGGGTCAGCTTCTCGGGGTTGCCCCTGGCGCCGACGCATCGCCTGGCGCCCTCTTACCGCATGGAGCCGGCGCCAGGGCAGCGCTGGGAGGTCGCGCGCGCGCAGCGGGCACTGGAGGCGGCGCTGGCCGCGGGGCTGCGCGACGCGCGCTACTCGGGCGCCGAGGCCGGGCCGCTGGCGCGGGAGCTGTGCGAGCTGGTGCGCGTGCGCGTGCGCGAGCTCAGCCCGCCGCGCTACAAGCTGGTGTGCAGCGTGGTGCTGGGGCCGCGCAGCGGCCAGGGTGTGCGCGTGGTCAGCCGCGCGCTCTGGGACGCGACGCGCGACGGGCTGGCCTCCGCCACGTTCACCAACGCCACGCTCTTCGCCGTGGCCACGGTCCACGGGCTCTACTGCGAGTGAGGAGGCCTCGAGATTCTGCAAAACCGTTTATTCTCCCAGGAAAAAGCCTTCCCTGGGGCCCCcatctgaataaataaatgtctgtcaATAAATAAAAGTGGTCCATAAATAACGCCCCCTAGCTGGGGGCTAAGGCTCAGGTTTTTCTTGGAGAAGGGGTTGGAGGCAGTTAGGACAGGTAGCCTCCAACCCCAGTAAAGCTGGTCCCTGATTCCCTGGGGGATTTGGCCCAGAGCCCCCAGTGAGGCACCAAAGAGACAGGGAGGGCCATAAAGGCAAGGGCCAGAGCCCCACAGGCACAGGCCTCAGGCCCGAGGGCTCGGGTGGCCGCCTGCTCTGCGGGTTGGGGCCTAGGCTGGGCAGCGGTCACGGAGCAGGCGCAGAGCATAGCCCAACCGCTGCCGCAGGTCTGGGGAGCAGCCCAGCTGTCGAAGGTGGGAGGCGAGGTAAGTGCAGGCGCTGCGATTGCGGGCCACAAAAGTCACCAGGAGAGGCTCCCAGCCACTAAGGATCAGCTTGGTGTGGTCTCCATAGAAGTTCACCTGTGCACGGGAGGTGGCACTGATCAGAGCCTAGGCCCAGGTCCAGTTTCCTCCCCAGCACCCTGGGCCTCCCAGACCTTCCCCCCAACTCCAGGAGAGGCTCTTACCTGGACGGTGCCATCACTAAACAGCATGAGTAGGGCCTGGTCAGTCTTGACCCACTGCAGCAGAAGTGGGGGGACAGGCACCTCCACTTCTTCCACACTGGGCAGATCTCCACCCTGGGAGCAACGGCAGGTCACTTGTCTCACATAAGTCAGGCCCCTCCCCATCGATGTCTCCCTTAGAGGTTCAGCCTCTAGCACTGAGCACCCcccaaaggagaagaggaagggatcAGGATGTGTTAGTCCTCAATGTGCCCCACCCCAGTCCACACACCTTCATGAGGCGCTGCTCCATGTAGGAGGCGAAATAGCGCAGGACACCCAGCTGAGGCTGCAGGGCCCGGGGCACAGCACCCACGGAGAAGGAGAAGT
This genomic interval from Equus quagga isolate Etosha38 chromosome 5, UCLA_HA_Equagga_1.0, whole genome shotgun sequence contains the following:
- the DYNLT4 gene encoding dynein light chain Tctex-type 4, producing the protein MAGRPVLPGLREEETAKDPGPKLSPVRPPGRLPSIDEARPAGPGPASRRSSILGLVSSFSRRNSLAGPGPGPGVRRPSLGPVPPLGSRVSFSGLPLAPTHRLAPSYRMEPAPGQRWEVARAQRALEAALAAGLRDARYSGAEAGPLARELCELVRVRVRELSPPRYKLVCSVVLGPRSGQGVRVVSRALWDATRDGLASATFTNATLFAVATVHGLYCE